The following is a genomic window from Actinomycetota bacterium.
TCGCTGGACCTCGTTGATCCCGCGGATCTTGAGGATCTCCTTGGGGTCGGCCGCGCCCTCGAAGAGCTGCTCCCCGGCCTGGATCTGGTCTCCCTCGTTGTAGCGGAGCCGGACACGCCGGGGGACGGTGTAGCGCCGCTCCTCCCCCTCCGGGTCGGTGATGATGATCTCGCGGGACTTCTCCTTCTCCTCGATGGCGATCGTCCCCGAGATCTCGGCCAGCGCGGCCGCGCCCTTCGGGTTGCGGGCCTCGAAGAGCTCCACGACACGCGGCAGCCCGTGGGTGATGTCCTCGCCGGCCACACCTCCGGTGTGGAAGGTCCGCATGGTGAGCTGCGTCCCCGGCTCCCCGATCGACTGGGCGGCGATGATCCCGACCGCTTCCCCGATGTCCACGAGGCGCCCGGTGGCCAGGTTCCGGCCGTAGCACATGGCGCACACACCGACCCGCGACTCGCAGGTGAGGACCGTGCGGACGACGATCTCCTCCGCCTCCGCCGCGCGCAGCTTCGCGAGCTCGGGGCGTCCGACCTCCGATCCAGCGGCCAGGACCGTCTCCCGGCCCTGCTTCACCGGTTCGGCCAGGACACGGCTGAGGATCCGCGCGTCCCAGTCGGTATCGGTGCGCAGCTCGGCCACGTTGACCGTGAGCCCCTTGTCCGTCCCGCAGTCGACCTCGCGCACGATGATCTCCTGGGCGACGTCGACCAGACGCCGGGTCAGGTAACCGGAGTCGGCCGTCCGGAGCGCCGTGTCGGCGAGCCCCTTGCGGGCACCGTGCGTCGAGATGAAGTACTCGAGGACGGTCAGGCCCTCACGGAAGTTGGCCTTGATGGGACGCGGGATGATCTGCCCCTTCGGGTTGGCGACCAGCCCGCGCATCCCCGCGAGCTGCTGGATCTGCTTGATGTTCCCTCGGGCTCCCGAGTGGGCCATCATGAAGATCGAGTTGAGCTCGTCGAAGTTGGCCTCCATGGCCCTCGCCACCTCGTCGGTGGCCTTCGTCCAGATCTCGATCAGCTCCTGGCGCCGCTCGTCGTCGGTGAGCACGCCGCGCGAGTAGTTGACCTCGACGCGCTCCGCCTCCCTCTCGTAGCGGTCCAGGATCTTCGGCTTGTCCGGCGGGACGACCACGTCGTCTACGGCGATCGAGATCCCCGCGCGAGTAGCCATGTGGAAGGTCTTCGACTTGATCTTGTCCAGCGACTCGGCCACCACCGCCTTCTCGTAGCGGCTGATGAGGGCGTCGATGATCAGCCCCATCTCCTTCTTGCCGACCTGCTGGTTCACCCAGGGGAAGTCGCGCGGGAGGGTCTCGTTGAGGATCGCCATCCCCACCGTCGTCTCCACCAGCTGCGACCCGTTGCCTTCCTCGACCTCCCGGGGGGCTCCCCCGATCGTGTCCGAGATAGGACGGTCGAGCCGGATCTTCACCTTGGCGTGCAGGTGGAGCCACGGGTCCTTCGGGTCCTGGGTGTCGAAGGCCAGGACCGCTTCCGACGGGGACCCGAAGACGGTCCCCTCGCCGGGCGCCCCTTCGCGGACCGCCGTCAGGTACCACGAGCCCAGGATCATGTCGTGGGTGGGAGTGACGGTCGGACGTCCGTGCGCCGGCGACAGGATGTTGTGGGTGGACAGCATCAGCAGCCGCGCCTCGGCCTGCGACTCGGGCGACAGCGGCACGTGCACGGCCATCTGGTCACCGTCGAAGTCGGCGTTGAAGGCCGGGCAGACGAGCGGGTGGATCTGGATGGCCTTCCCCTCCACCAGGATCGGCTCGAACGCCTGGATCCCGAGGCGGTGGAGCGTGGGGGCCCGGTTCAGCATGACCGGGTGGTCGGAGATGACGTCCTCGAGCACGTCCCAGACCTGAGGCCGGGCCCGCTCCACCATCCGCTTCGCCGACTTGATGTTCGTGGCCAGGCCGGCATCGACCAGCTTCTTCATCACGAACGGCTTGAACAGCTCGAGCGCCATGATCTTCGGCAGCCCGCACTGGTGGAGCTTCAGGTCGGGGCCGACGACGATCACGGAACGGCCCGAGTAGTCGACACGCTTCCCGAGCAGGTTCTGGCGGAACCGCCCCTGCTTGCCCTTCAGCATGTCCGAGAGAGACTTCAGCGGCCGGTTGCCGGGACCGGTGACGGGGCGGCCGCGGCGCCCGTTGTCGAACAGGGCGTCGACGGCCTCCTGCAGCATCCGCTTCTCGTTGTTGACGATGATCTCCGGGGCGCCGAGGTCGAGCAGCCTCTTCAGCCGGTTGTTGCGGTTGATCACCCGGCGGTAGAGGTCGTTGAGGTCGGAGGTGGCGAACCGGCCCCCGTCGAGCTGCACCATCGGGCGCAGGTCGGGCGGAATGACCGGGTTCACGTCGAGGATCATCGCCATGGGCGTGTTGCCCGACTGCAGGAGCTGCTCCATGACCTTCAGCCGCTTGATGGCGCGGATCCGCTTCTGGCCCTTGTTCTCCTTCGTGACCAGACGCAGAGCCTCGATCTCCTCGGCCAGGTTCAGACCGCGCAGCAGGTCCTTGATCGCCTCGGCTCCCATGCCGCCCCGGAAGTACTCGCCGTAGGAGTCGCGCAGCTGCCGCCACACGTCCTCCGGGACGAGGCGCTTGGGCTCGAGCTTCGTGAACTCCTCCCACGCGCGGTCCATGAGCTCCGTCTGCTTCTCGACCCGGCGGTCGATCTCGCGGACGGCGATGTCGTACTCCTTCTGACGGGCCTTGACGGCGGTCGACTTGGCGCCCTCCGCCTCGAGCTCCTTCAGGGCCTTCTCCAGGTCCTTGGAGCGCTTGGCCTTGGCCGCCTCGGCCTCGCCGCGCAGGTCCTCCTTCATCCGGGCGAGCTGGCTCTCGAGCTTCGGGAGGTCGCGCTCGCGCTTCTCGGTCTCCACGTGGGTGATCACGTTGGAGGCGAAGTAGATGATCTTCTCCAGGTCCTTGGGAGCCAGGTCGAGCAGGTAGCCGAGCCGAGATGGGACGCCCTTGAAGAACCAGATGTGGGCGACCGGCGCGGCCAGCTCGATGTGACCCATCCGCTCGCGGCGGACGCGGGCCCGGGTGACCTCGACCCCGCACCGCTCGCAGATGATCCCCTTGAACCGGACGCGCTTGTACTTCCCGCAGGCGCACTCCCAGTCCTTGGTCGGACCGAAGATGCGCTCGCAGAACAGCCCGTCACGCTCGGGCTTCAGCGTTCGATAGTTGATCGTCTCGGGCTTGCGGACCTCGCCGTTGGACCACATGCGGATCTGCTCCGCGGTGGCCATGCCGATCCGAAGCTGGTCGAACTCGTTGACGTCCTGGACGCGCTGAGACCGCTCTTCCATCTGCTCTACAGCTCCTCACCGCTCGCGCGCTCGGGCCGGGACAGGTCGATGCCAAGCTCCTCCTGCACCCGGTAGTCCTCGTCGGACTCCTTCACCTCGATCTGCTTGCCCTCCGCCGAGAGGACCTCGACGTTGAGGCAGAGCGACTGCATCTCCTTGATCAGCACCTTGAAGGACTCGGGGATGCCGGGCTCCGGGATGTTCTCGCCCTTCACGATCGCCTCGTACACCTTCACGCGGCCGAGGACGTCGTCGGACTTGACGGTCAGGAGCTCCTGGAGGGCGAACGCGGCGCCGTACGCCTCGAGCGCCCAGACCTCCATCTCCCCGAACCGCTGCCCGCCGAACTGGGCCTTCCCGCCCAGCGGCTGCTGAGTGATCATCGAGTACGGACCCGTGGAACGGGAGTGGATCTTGTCGTCCACCAGGTGCAAGAGCTTCAGGATGTAGATGTAGCCGACCGTGACCTCCTGGTCGAACCGCTCCCCGGTCCGTCCGTTGTAGAGCACCGCCCGGCCGTGTTCGTCGACGAGCTTGCGGCCGTTGCTGCTCACGGTGCCGCGGCGGGGGTCCTTCGCGTTCGTGAGCAGGTCCTTGATCTCGTCCTCCCGCGCCCCGTCGAAGACGGGGGTGGCGATCCGGACGGGACCGGTCACGTCGCGGTGCTCGGCTCCCCACCCTGCTTCCTTCATCCAGGCGGGCGGAGAGTCGAAACGCCAGCCCGTGGACGCCACCCAGCCCAGGTGCGTCTCGAGGACCTGGCCCACGTTCATGCGGGACGGCACCCCAAGGGGGTTCAGGATCACGTCGACGGGCGTGCCGTCCTCGAGGAACGGCATGTCCTCGACCGGCAGGATCTTCGCGATGACGCCCTTGTTGCCGTGGCGTCCGGCGAGCTTGTCACCCTCGAGCACCTTGCGCTTCTGGGCCACGTACACCCGGACCAGCTGGTTCACGCCCGGCGGGAGCTCGTCTGAGCCGTCGCGGGTGAAGACGTGGACGGAGATGACCGTCCCGGACTCGCCGTGCGGCACCTTCAGCGAGGTGTCCCGGACGTCCCGGGCCTTCTCACCGAAGATCGCGCGCAGCAGCCGCTCCTCAGGCGTCAGCTCCGACTCGCCCTTCGGCGTGACCTTCCCGACCAGGATGTCGCCGGGGTTGACCTCGGCTCCCACGCGGATGATCCCGCGGTCGTCGAGGTCCTTGAGGAGCTCCTCGCTGACGTTGGGGATGTCGCGGGTGATCTCCTCGGGGCCGAGCTTCGTGTCCCGGGCTTCCACGTCGTGCTCCTCGATGTGGATCGAGGTGAGCACGTCGTCGCGGACGAGCCGCTCGGACAGGATGATCGCGTCCTCGTAGTTGTGCCCCTCCCAGGCCATGAAGGCGACGAGGAGGTTTCGGCCCAGGGCGAGCTCGCCCCGGTCCGTGCACGGACCGTCCGCGATCACCTGGCCCGCGGACACCCGGTCACCCTCGTTCACGATCGGGCGCTGGTTGATGCACGTCGTCTGGTTCGACCGGTCGAACTTCGT
Proteins encoded in this region:
- a CDS encoding DNA-directed RNA polymerase subunit beta' → MEERSQRVQDVNEFDQLRIGMATAEQIRMWSNGEVRKPETINYRTLKPERDGLFCERIFGPTKDWECACGKYKRVRFKGIICERCGVEVTRARVRRERMGHIELAAPVAHIWFFKGVPSRLGYLLDLAPKDLEKIIYFASNVITHVETEKRERDLPKLESQLARMKEDLRGEAEAAKAKRSKDLEKALKELEAEGAKSTAVKARQKEYDIAVREIDRRVEKQTELMDRAWEEFTKLEPKRLVPEDVWRQLRDSYGEYFRGGMGAEAIKDLLRGLNLAEEIEALRLVTKENKGQKRIRAIKRLKVMEQLLQSGNTPMAMILDVNPVIPPDLRPMVQLDGGRFATSDLNDLYRRVINRNNRLKRLLDLGAPEIIVNNEKRMLQEAVDALFDNGRRGRPVTGPGNRPLKSLSDMLKGKQGRFRQNLLGKRVDYSGRSVIVVGPDLKLHQCGLPKIMALELFKPFVMKKLVDAGLATNIKSAKRMVERARPQVWDVLEDVISDHPVMLNRAPTLHRLGIQAFEPILVEGKAIQIHPLVCPAFNADFDGDQMAVHVPLSPESQAEARLLMLSTHNILSPAHGRPTVTPTHDMILGSWYLTAVREGAPGEGTVFGSPSEAVLAFDTQDPKDPWLHLHAKVKIRLDRPISDTIGGAPREVEEGNGSQLVETTVGMAILNETLPRDFPWVNQQVGKKEMGLIIDALISRYEKAVVAESLDKIKSKTFHMATRAGISIAVDDVVVPPDKPKILDRYEREAERVEVNYSRGVLTDDERRQELIEIWTKATDEVARAMEANFDELNSIFMMAHSGARGNIKQIQQLAGMRGLVANPKGQIIPRPIKANFREGLTVLEYFISTHGARKGLADTALRTADSGYLTRRLVDVAQEIIVREVDCGTDKGLTVNVAELRTDTDWDARILSRVLAEPVKQGRETVLAAGSEVGRPELAKLRAAEAEEIVVRTVLTCESRVGVCAMCYGRNLATGRLVDIGEAVGIIAAQSIGEPGTQLTMRTFHTGGVAGEDITHGLPRVVELFEARNPKGAAALAEISGTIAIEEKEKSREIIITDPEGEERRYTVPRRVRLRYNEGDQIQAGEQLFEGAADPKEILKIRGINEVQRYLANEVQQVYASQGVTIHDKHIELVAKQMLRRISVVEPGDTEFLPGQLVDRNLFQATNQRVVEAGGEPGRGRPELMGITKAALATDSWLAAASFQETTRVLTEASLSGRSDPLLGLKENVIIGKLIPAGTGMRRYRSVKVKPLVEVPSWHDDDPSAGMAEDGELESDVALRDLLTMQTDAAGAEE